A part of Homoserinibacter sp. YIM 151385 genomic DNA contains:
- the ybaK gene encoding Cys-tRNA(Pro) deacylase: MSGTPATTALRAAGIPFLERAYAHDPRARGFGLEAAEALGVEPERVFKTLLAELDGELVVGVVPVTGTLDLKALAAALGGRRAAMAEPRLAERRTGYVVGGISPIGQRTRHRTVVDETAELWDAVLVSGGRRGLDLELAPADLVAATGAILAAIAGP, encoded by the coding sequence ATGAGCGGCACCCCGGCGACGACGGCGCTGCGTGCGGCCGGCATCCCCTTCCTCGAGCGGGCCTACGCGCACGACCCGCGCGCGAGGGGCTTCGGGCTCGAGGCGGCCGAGGCCCTCGGCGTCGAGCCCGAGCGGGTGTTCAAGACGCTCCTCGCGGAGCTCGACGGCGAGCTCGTCGTCGGCGTCGTGCCGGTGACGGGCACCCTCGACCTCAAGGCGCTCGCGGCGGCGCTCGGCGGGCGTCGGGCCGCCATGGCCGAGCCCCGTCTGGCCGAGCGGCGCACCGGCTACGTCGTCGGCGGGATCAGCCCCATCGGGCAGAGGACCCGGCACCGCACCGTCGTCGACGAGACGGCGGAGCTCTGGGATGCCGTGCTGGTCAGCGGCGGACGTCGCGGCCTGGACCTCGAGCTCGCCCCCGCGGATCTCGTGGCGGCGACTGGCGCGATCCTCGCGGCCATCGCCGGCCCGTAG
- a CDS encoding LPXTG cell wall anchor domain-containing protein gives MRPEGGRGALRLALTALAGVLLAVSTALPASAADGDEPVELLVSTDGVHFAPESLVPLFEGAEALTPDEVESRSLWVRNPAPVDAHLRVSVGELAASSPEVRSSLELRVLDAATGGDSRAWLSELAACDVLVGSRPIEAGGTTRVDLEYRLDDVSARTAQAGWARLDLLVAMRDAAGGPLGADACDAGGGDGPATGPGGSGGGGAEPAGGLTGLLGRTGTDPIGAAVVAGLVLGLGLILVRRRRRDQRS, from the coding sequence GTGAGGCCCGAGGGAGGTCGAGGGGCGCTCCGCCTCGCGCTCACGGCGCTCGCGGGGGTCCTGCTCGCCGTGTCGACGGCGCTGCCGGCGTCCGCGGCGGACGGCGACGAGCCGGTCGAGCTGCTCGTGAGCACGGACGGCGTGCACTTCGCACCCGAGTCGCTCGTCCCGCTGTTCGAGGGGGCGGAGGCGCTGACGCCGGACGAGGTGGAGTCGCGCAGCCTGTGGGTGCGCAACCCCGCGCCCGTGGACGCGCACCTGCGGGTGAGCGTCGGCGAGCTCGCCGCGAGCTCGCCGGAGGTGCGCTCGAGCCTCGAGCTGCGGGTGCTCGACGCCGCGACCGGCGGGGACTCGCGCGCGTGGCTGTCGGAGCTGGCGGCGTGCGACGTGCTCGTCGGCTCGCGGCCGATCGAGGCGGGCGGGACGACCCGGGTGGATCTCGAGTACCGCCTCGACGACGTCTCGGCGCGGACGGCGCAAGCTGGGTGGGCGCGACTCGACCTGCTCGTGGCGATGCGCGACGCGGCGGGCGGGCCGCTCGGGGCCGATGCCTGCGATGCCGGCGGCGGTGACGGGCCGGCGACGGGCCCGGGCGGGTCGGGCGGAGGAGGCGCCGAGCCCGCTGGGGGCCTCACCGGCCTGCTCGGCCGCACCGGCACGGATCCGATCGGCGCGGCCGTGGTCGCGGGCCTCGTGCTGGGGCTGGGGCTGATCCTCGTCCGTCGCCGTCGCCGGGACCAGCGCTCCTGA
- a CDS encoding fibronectin type III domain-containing protein → MSPRLRLAALLGASIFLLLAAASGAQALWSTSAHLAPTPRVADLRQVCTTPVSIENGDLESPAIAPGSSEDLPDGSVPGWTARDGAGAAVPITLRASTPEGGEAARGAQYLELDRAAAGGISQRIATTPGRTLIWSFQHRARSAAEGVDLVIGAPGAGSAQGRYRDGGGGWVRYVGAYLVPAGQSVTELSIRPADPADPADAGGGILLDDVEFGTGPCASATTTVADVSAPDGGYTVGDVIELTTRVAVTGSGSSERVVLTAPLPSVVSAVTDAVLVDGAPGTDAPGDDTVTLGNGMLQVRLGEGADASVGGRIPAGTETVVRFRLRLEAASGGGSFVVTPRVSQSLVPGAWPVSVLAPTPTISVAAAVEPPSAPGAPSTSGTTTSGTMLAWAPSSGPGGVTAYRVYGDGVQIAEVGAESTTLEVGGLSSGVVYGFAVRAVDAAGNVSAASPVHRMVTAFDPAQRYLVEHPAGGLCAAAEEASPGTARLLQDTCDGAETARLWRLVATDDGWYRVTAVDDETLVWTIPAEDGEPSADGALALVAEWSGAEAQQFRPIPEEGGTLRLEVRGAGGGCVEVPGASAEPGVQLQQAACDPGPAQSFRMSRQ, encoded by the coding sequence GTGAGCCCTCGCCTCCGCCTCGCGGCGCTCCTCGGTGCGAGCATCTTCCTGCTCCTCGCCGCGGCGAGCGGCGCGCAGGCGCTCTGGAGCACGAGCGCACACCTCGCGCCGACGCCCAGGGTCGCCGATCTGCGCCAGGTGTGCACGACGCCCGTGTCGATCGAGAACGGCGATCTCGAGTCGCCCGCCATCGCCCCCGGCTCGTCCGAGGACCTGCCCGACGGCTCCGTGCCGGGGTGGACGGCCCGCGACGGCGCGGGGGCCGCCGTTCCCATCACGCTCCGGGCGAGCACCCCGGAGGGCGGCGAGGCCGCGCGCGGCGCGCAGTACCTCGAGCTCGACCGCGCCGCCGCGGGCGGCATCTCGCAGCGGATCGCGACGACCCCGGGCCGCACCCTCATCTGGTCGTTCCAGCACCGCGCCCGCTCCGCCGCCGAGGGCGTCGACCTCGTGATCGGCGCGCCGGGCGCGGGGAGTGCCCAGGGGCGGTACCGGGACGGCGGGGGCGGATGGGTCCGCTACGTCGGCGCCTACCTCGTGCCCGCCGGGCAGTCGGTGACGGAGCTCAGCATCCGGCCCGCGGACCCGGCGGACCCGGCGGATGCCGGGGGCGGCATCCTGCTCGACGACGTGGAGTTCGGGACCGGGCCGTGCGCGAGCGCGACGACCACGGTCGCCGACGTCAGCGCACCGGACGGCGGGTACACCGTCGGCGACGTGATCGAGCTCACCACCCGCGTCGCCGTCACCGGCTCGGGCAGCTCGGAGCGGGTCGTGCTCACGGCGCCGCTCCCCTCCGTCGTCTCGGCCGTCACGGACGCCGTCCTCGTCGACGGAGCGCCGGGCACGGATGCGCCCGGCGACGACACGGTGACCCTGGGCAACGGCATGCTCCAGGTGCGCCTCGGGGAGGGCGCGGATGCGAGCGTCGGCGGGCGGATCCCGGCCGGCACCGAGACGGTCGTGCGCTTCCGGCTCCGGCTCGAGGCGGCGTCGGGAGGCGGCAGCTTCGTCGTGACGCCGCGCGTGAGCCAGTCCCTCGTGCCCGGCGCCTGGCCCGTCAGCGTGCTCGCGCCGACGCCCACGATCTCCGTCGCCGCGGCGGTCGAGCCGCCGAGCGCGCCCGGGGCGCCGAGCACGAGCGGCACCACGACGAGCGGGACGATGCTCGCCTGGGCGCCGTCGAGCGGGCCGGGCGGGGTCACCGCCTACCGGGTGTACGGTGACGGCGTGCAGATCGCCGAGGTGGGCGCCGAGTCGACGACGCTCGAGGTCGGCGGCCTGAGCTCGGGCGTGGTCTACGGCTTCGCCGTCCGCGCGGTCGACGCCGCCGGCAACGTCTCGGCCGCGTCCCCCGTGCACCGCATGGTGACCGCCTTCGACCCGGCGCAGCGCTACCTCGTCGAGCATCCCGCGGGCGGGCTGTGCGCCGCGGCCGAGGAGGCCTCGCCGGGCACGGCGCGGCTGCTGCAGGACACCTGCGACGGTGCCGAGACCGCGCGGCTCTGGCGCCTCGTGGCGACGGACGACGGCTGGTATCGCGTGACCGCGGTCGACGACGAGACCCTCGTCTGGACGATCCCCGCCGAGGACGGCGAGCCGAGCGCGGACGGCGCGCTCGCCCTCGTCGCCGAGTGGTCGGGCGCCGAGGCGCAGCAGTTCCGGCCGATCCCGGAGGAGGGCGGCACGCTCCGCCTCGAGGTCCGCGGCGCGGGCGGCGGGTGCGTCGAGGTGCCCGGCGCCTCGGCCGAGCCCGGCGTGCAGCTCCAGCAGGCCGCGTGCGACCCCGGGCCGGCGCAGTCATTCAGGATGAGCCGACAGTGA
- a CDS encoding alternate-type signal peptide domain-containing protein, which produces MNKLVKGSIATAAGVALLLGGAGTFALWNDSAAIQGGTISTGRLDIQPVADARWADVSSGTPSEWSPETDLLVPGDVVTFTQSADVIATGKNLHARFSYEPGSIEIDESLSDDVQVTFLATKVSGDAEIVRVGDTDIEIEPADGGTSRFEVQIRVSFSADAAGQTGQGLSSGIDLSGARFVLEQLRP; this is translated from the coding sequence CCGCCGCGGGCGTCGCGCTGCTCCTCGGCGGCGCCGGCACCTTCGCCCTCTGGAACGACTCCGCGGCCATCCAGGGCGGCACGATCTCCACGGGACGGCTCGACATCCAGCCGGTCGCCGACGCGCGATGGGCCGACGTCTCCTCCGGCACGCCGAGCGAATGGTCGCCCGAGACCGACCTGCTCGTGCCGGGCGACGTCGTCACCTTCACCCAGTCCGCCGACGTCATCGCGACCGGCAAGAACCTCCACGCCCGCTTCAGCTACGAGCCGGGCTCGATCGAGATCGACGAGTCGCTGAGCGACGACGTCCAGGTCACCTTCCTCGCGACGAAGGTGTCGGGCGACGCCGAGATCGTCCGCGTCGGCGACACGGACATCGAGATCGAGCCCGCCGATGGCGGCACCTCGCGCTTCGAGGTCCAGATCCGGGTGAGCTTCAGCGCCGACGCCGCCGGCCAGACCGGCCAGGGGCTCAGCTCCGGCATCGACCTCAGCGGCGCGCGCTTCGTCCTCGAGCAGCTGCGTCCCTAG